TAATGAGACTTGGTGAATCTGTAAATTAAATGAAATGGGAGTCCAGCGTCAAACTTTAGCATGGACGCGAATTTAAAATATCTAAAGACGCGATATAACGCCTCCGACACTAATCTGCTCAATCTAGTAATTCTTCTCCTATAACCCAAGATAGACATGCCAATTCTATTGGCTGGCAACGCGATTTTTACTTTCTGACGTCTATATTTTACGGTTCGGTTCAAACAGACGCCTTGAATTGCCTTAGTTTTCAACGATGTCACAATTATCGTTTGTTCCTGTGCTCTGGAGAAATCAAACagattctttttttgtttgtctTGGGTCTAATCGGGAGGCGCACCACTAAAAAGCCTGTTAATCTGTCAATCCGTCAATCAGATAATCTGTAAATCTTACTCTCTTTGCTGGCATTGTGCTTCCTGTATCCATGTAAAGACTTGATTAGCTATTGTTCTATTTCTCTTATAGGAAGATTTTCCCAGTTAATGGTAGATCATACATTGTCTAAATTGGGACATGCACATAGCTGCTTAACCTTTTTTAAACGTTATCTAAGACAACAGAGCAGCATCGCAGGTGCCTGTCTGTGGAGTGTGGAAATATCAACTGAAAGAATCCCGTGGGGAACGCTGCCAATGGTGATATAATATTCAGAGTCTGGGTCTAACTACGGATTTTTTTGGGCTTctcattttattttatgtCTTATATTTATGTATTTTTTGTCCGATGCAAACAGTATCTATTGACGTCATCATAAACACCCGACATTTGCAAGCAGATAAAaacatttattttttgtacTATTTATAATGATAATATGGCTAATGTCACAAAGTAGTATACACAAGATTATTCTCCAGTAAGCCTTCGGGCTAGGTTTCGAATCTTAACGtcagcatcagcttctTTCATGGCTCTATTCAGAGCTTCTTTTCGTTGTcgttcattttcttgtgCTTTTTCATCCGCAGTGGGCGGTAACTGTTCATTAATAAGATCGACTCTGCGAGCCTCATCAAATGTAGTGATAGCCTTACGAATACCTTCAGCTCCTGACATTAAAGTACCAGCTGGGAGCATGGTTCCAGTGGTCGCTTTAAATTCACTAACCGATTCCGATTCTTGACGCAGCACCTGGAACATACGCGATAACCGTCCAATGGCGAGaattttgttcttgaacCTGTCCCGACGAACTTCGAgatcgtcttcatcttcgtcgtcttcttgGTCAAGATCGTCGTCGTCTCGATCCATGGCTGTCGACTGAGCATCCTGGAAGTAGTCTTCTTCCGGCTCCACTTCCTCAGGAATCTTAACAGGAAGATCTTCGTCACTATCGTACTGCTGGGTTTGTCCTGCAATTGGCTTTTTGGGAGAACGGGGGGATGTAGGAGAACGGGGGGATCTAGGGGAACTAGGTGACCGTGGTGATCGTGGTGATCGTGGCGACTTTCTACCAAAGATTCCCCCATACTTTGAAGTATTccctttttcttgaataTAGCGAACCGTGTCCTCTTCCAACTCTTCTCTTGTACAGATATTAAGGATAGATATAAGCATATCAGTGATTTTTTCTCCAACAAATGGCAACGACCAGGTAAACACATCCATAAAATTAGGCAACCAGTATGGATGAGGCGAGTGCTTAAACTGACGAATGTTTAGAACATTATTCTCATACTTTACAACCGCAGCCTTGTTATTGTAAGTATCAAGATAATTTGGGGCTGAAAATATAGTCATAACTGATGGAAAGCCTGTATTTCTGCTTTCCAAGTACGCTCTATATCCAGCATTTTGCGCTTCATGGGCTCGAATGATTGACAGAAGATTGTTTTTAACCAAAAAGTCACAGGCTGCCTTGTAGGTGTAAAAATATGAACAACCCCGCACATTATTGTGGATGAAGCTGCGGTTgttgtcttcttcaccGAAATTTTCAATCGGATCAGCCCACAGTAAATCGCACATTAAGCCATGGGTAGGAGGCTCTCTGAATCGATCCAGCTTGCGAACGTCATCCAATGTGTGCAATTCAGGAGAGAGTCCACCATGGACACAGAAGAATTGCTTATTTACAACCGCAGCTAAGGGAAGGGTACAAAACGACATCATACATGCTTCATAAATATTCAGCGAGTACTTATGTTTGCATTCAAGTTTGAACGTAAAGTAGTCTGTTAAATGACGACACTCGTGGTTACCGCGGAGGAAGAACACTGATTTCGGATAATGAAGCTTCAACGCCCACAAATAAAGTACACactcaattgaaaagtatCCTCGATCCACGTAATCTCCAAGAAACAAGTACTTGGTATTCCTTGGATCGCCACCAacttcaaataatttcattAAATCATAATATTGTCCATGAATATCTCCACACAATGTGACAGGGGGATCAATTTCTAGCAATGTTGGTTCTTCCATGATAATTTTCGTAGCTGaatttataatataaatagccTGTTCCTCGTGTAGACGGCCTTCCCGGAACAAATGGTCCTTAAGGAAAGCTAAATTAGGGAGACGAGGGTTCGAGGTCCCCGGTAAGAAAAGTTCGTCATCTGTCGGGATTTTAgtcgctggtgctggtgttgttttGATTACTCGTTCATCAGTTCGTAATTCCTTGCCATCGTCTCCTTTGTAAACGCTAAAATCCACTTTGGGCAACGGCTTTTTCTCCTGGAATGCCTTGATGGCATTTTCCAGTTTTTTAGCCCTCTCGTCAGACATTGCAGTCTATTATCAGGGGTCGAGAGAATAGTGGTCTCACACACTACAAACCTAGCAGCTTTAACTTTGCTTCGACTCTCTGGTTAAAACCAACTTCGAAAATCAGCCAACACAATCGATAAATCGGTACTAATTCAATTCAAAATCAGCTTGAATTTCACAGCCTGCTTCGAATGTCAGATCAAGATGTACAAAAGCGGTTGAATAGCTCCTCGATGTCGATAGCAATATATATTCGGTAATCCCAAAGCTGTATGATAGCAAAACCTCAGTTCCTACTTTGTTTGCCTTTCAGATACACTTGATTTGTATTTTCTGAAAAACCGATTGGATATCAATTCCAACTTTACACCTAAGATTTCTTCAGACTTTTGACGCAGTGCACGATTATGCCTAATCTACCTTTAAGCAAGATCTAACTTCACTTTACGTACAATTGAAAAgacttcttcaacaatgTCTTCACCTAATCCAAAATAATGATTCCAGTTCCATACAAATATCCAGCGCGTTGTATCACTAACAGAATATCAATGACAAATTTCCGGGCTGTGGTTTGATACTTTGCTGCCGTTGGCTACCGGATGCCGTTGTCTCATAAATCCGATTGTTTAACCTGCAATCTGATTAGGAGTAACCAGCAGACGACATATTTCTTCTTGTAGTTGCCTAACCCTGTTTGTAACCAACTCAGGGGTCACCTTCGATATTcgcatatatatattaaaaaatggcaaaaaaaaaaaatgaaaaagagaCTGTAATTCTAAGGAATATTCTTGGTTCTCTCAATTTGTATTTAGAagctttttgttttgttttcaaaatagcaAATGGATTGGATTCATTCACGGCCCAGAGTGGCgatatcacgtgatgtaTTTTGGAAGTTATTTCTGGAGGTGGAAAAAATGACTAGGGTGATAGAGGCAAATAGCCCAATGAACCATGTGTCACTAAAGACGAACAAAAATGTTTCCAAAATCATGACAGCAGAAAAAGTTCTGCTGCGAGTATTTCTATTGCTACTTGGTTTTATGTACTTCTTGTGCAGGGTCCAGCTACGCATTCAGCCTGTACATATTGTACATATTAGTACATATAGAGGCTGAAATTTTCTGCGCCGATCTCTTCGCAAACACTTGATATTTATCACATCTGGTATCAAccaattttatttattgaagaTATTCTTAAAATGTCAGAGCCTTTAGCATCAGTTCAAGGCGAAGGAGCCAATCTTGTTTTGTCTGACCCCAAGCATCAGAGCAGATTTGAACTTGGCGTTTGTATGGCTGTTTACCAATGGGACAACCTTCAAACAGCCGTTGACAATCAATGGGGAGGTGCTGATAGTGAGGACAAGAGGGACTGGATGGTTGGAAGCGTGGTAGAACTGTTTGAGACATCCAACTATGTTGATTcagatgatattgaagatAGACTACTTGGAATTATGGAGGATGAGTTTGGTGTCAGCATCGAAGACAATACTGCTACCCCAGTTGCGGTATCCATTATCCAATTATATAAAGAATGTGCTGAGGGTAACTTTAGTCATGTTGACGAGTTATACGCAAAGTACCAAGAGAAAGAATCGAAGCGAAAGGCTGGTCTGTTACCTGTAAATAAGGTTCAAACCGAAGGaagtgatgaagaagacgaagatgaagaggagggtgatgatgacgaggagATGAACGATGCACCTGCTTCGTCTTCGAGTTCAGATCCATCTGAACCCCAAGGACCAATagttgacgaagatggTTTTGAATTAGTTCAAAAGAAAGGAAACAGACGAAGATAGTCGAGTCGTAAGCCTGATAGGGTTGAAGTTGTCAGATCAGTGCGATGCAGGATTAATTAAAAAAAGACTAAATAGTCCAGTTCGGACtattatatataatgtAGATTAGAGATGTAGATATGAATAATTTTCCAATGCAATAAAATGGAACCTCCCTTTCAGAGGTTCTAATGAGTGAGTTTACCAAATTGTTGTAGCACTGACTCAGCTACAGCATCCACAGCACCTTTTGGTctaagaagagaaggaCCCTGTCTGGCAGCCTCTTGTAAACGGAACAACTTGATATTCGTGCCATTCCAAACTCCAACACTGCCAATCCTAGGGGAAACGAGGCTGGTAGCCACTTCGTTTATAGTGGATAGTATTAGTTGACTTTCGTTTCGGAAAATATCACCCCATATAATTGACTCATACCACCCCAGCGATATCGAATTCCAATTGAATCGAATCGGTTCAAAGTCTGCTGGTTCATGCTGATCAAGGTCCACACCTCGAACTGAAGGTATATTTCCTATGCTGTCTATTATAATGTGCGGTTGAACCTTTGTTTCCTGAGTATTGGTTGTGGAAATGTACTCGGTATATGGGATCTGCCTTCGCAAATCTTCAACTATCATTATGATTGGCTCAACCAAAGTCCATAAGTCGCTAACACGAGAGGAACTATCTTTCGCTGAGACCATCGGAGtggaagaagctgctttTACAGGTTGCTTACCTTTAGACTTTGACGAACTTGCTTCTGAGGGTCCGTCTATTCctccatcttcatcttctatCACAAATGGCCCATCAGAATCCCCGTCTTTCGTACTATTATGCAAAAAGCGGAACTTTGACTCGTTCTTTAATATAACAAACAAGAGGTTCTTGTTAGAGCGAAAGTTGAAATGAATCAAATTTGAGAATACTTTGAGAATATTCAGAAGGAGAAACTCCTTTATCGATGCAGTAATGATGTAAtttgaagaaatcaaattCGAAAACAATTGAACAAGATTTGATGCAGTAGAATATGAAATGTTAATCGTAAATGGAGAGATATTATAGATAATCTCCATAAAGGTTGGTGCCAGGAAGTCAAACATGGGGTCGTTGTTAGACCCACTTGAAAGCAATGGATGAAGTAGTTGATTTATCAGATAATCACCATACGTTCCACTGAATATCGACATTTTCGATTTAGATGATATATACTTTCTTCGCAAGTTACCGTTTATATCATCGCTACCACTGCTGACTTCAACTTTATACCGTAGTAGTTTAACAAATGCTGAGTCGGAAGATAGATAGAGTAGGATATAAGCGGAGAGCCTTACAACTTCTCTCTGAGAAGCGTCTTGATACTTTTCTTGGACATAAGcaagcaaaaaaatcatAAAGTCAGTAGCGGAACCCGAATAAAGGTAGTCGCGGAACTTTCTGTTACACTGTGTGAGCTCCCAGAAAAGTGCCAAAAGTTCTGTAACCCATTGGACTTCGGTCTGGCTACCAGGCAATAATGAAGAAGTTAGTAGGATTGGCTGTGAAATCAACTTCAGCAAGTTGTCAATGATAAATTGAAAATCTTCAGGGTGGCGGATTTTTGATAAGAAATATCTGTACATATTGATATCCTGCTTTCGGCCAGACCCAGATTTAGGTATTAACCTCGAAGAGGATCCAATAGAAAAATCTGGAACCTCAGGAATGGGATATACCAGAAGAACAACCAAAAGCTGAACAGAATATATAACTAATTGTCGATTCCTGTCTGAAATTAGCATATGATCATATGGAACTTTTCCAGCTGGACTGTATCTTAGTGATGTATTGAGTAGAGAGCACAAAACAGTCATCACCACTCTCTTATCAGGATTTGTCACAACATATGTGAGATACTTCGACCCCTTGACAGCAACATCAACTTGATTCTGATACAAGCAGTCTGATACGAGAGTCAATAGGAAGCGCAATATCTCTACTCTGTTTGACAGCATCTCATGAGTTGGCTGTTGTACGGTATTTGAACCTACCCCTGGCTCCCAAATTGAGGAGTTAGCCTGTCCAATTGGGATAGTAAATCCTTCTATAAATAGCAGATCCAATGTGATATTAATAAGGTCAGGTGCAATTCCTTGTAGATGAGAAGTGTCACTAGTCTTATCACTGGTCGTTTGCCAAAACACCTTCTCTTCCCACTCTCGAATCTCATCAGTGTCCTTTTCGTAAACAAATGGGAGTATTTTAGTTAATATTCTGACACAGTTCAATAACTCCTTTGCTGGTGCAATGTCATTATGAGGAAACGATCTCGAATTTCTCAATTCCTTTAATCTGAAGTAAACAACCTTGATAAGAGTCTCAAGGTTTGCCAAGTTGCCATCCCGAGTCTTTCTTATATCTGCCGAACTTAGCAGGGTGAAAACGTCAAAAACCGAATTCGGCTCTGTCCAATATTTGACCCAGTAATACCTATCATCTGCTGATATATTATCAAGCTCAAACAGTCGAGAAATATGGGTTCGAAAACGAAGTTTCGAATCCGTATTACCCATTTTAAGATGTCTCTTTAGTTTATCTGCTGTTTAGATCTTGCCCATGGTTATTGCCCACCGTTTACCGCGCGGCCATATATTTACGGCGATCATTTCCAAAACTGGATGATTAGGTTCCTATTGATATAATCTTTAGCTTCGAACATTTCTACTATTTGGAAAAATCCAGCTCTTTTTTCGGTCTAAACAGgcatattttttattagttATACTTAATAGCATTAACAATGACTTGTCCTCAGATATCAAACTCTAAAATGACTGCTGTTAGCGATATATCAGTACAATGCAACAGACCCTGATAATTCAACTTCTTCGAAAGAACAGCTTTTGCTCAAACCTGACAGTGGTTTGAGTTTCATAGTGAGATATATAGTGGCGAGAGCTTTATAGTGAGATTTATAGAGAGATTTTTTGGGGCTATGGCTGTCAGGGGGTTGACATTTGatcttatcttttaatTCTATCGCGGTAACTGCATTGAAGATCACATCGGGAAATGCAAAAACGTGTCCAACTCCGCCTTGAACGCGACAGCAGGTTTCTCatctaaaaaaaaaaagatattaACGAAATtagaacaaaaagaaa
This is a stretch of genomic DNA from Sugiyamaella lignohabitans strain CBS 10342 chromosome C, complete sequence. It encodes these proteins:
- the CMP2 gene encoding calcineurin catalytic subunit A (Calcineurin A; one isoform (the other is Cna1p) of the catalytic subunit of calcineurin, a Ca++/calmodulin-regulated protein phosphatase which regulates Crz1p (a stress-response transcription factor), the other calcineurin subunit is CNB1; regulates the function of Aly1p alpha-arrestin; CMP2 has a paralog, CNA1, that arose from the whole genome duplication; GO_component: GO:0005955 - calcineurin complex [Evidence IPI] [PMID 10887154]; GO_component: GO:0005955 - calcineurin complex [Evidence IDA] [PMID 1321337]; GO_component: GO:0005737 - cytoplasm [Evidence IDA] [PMID 14562095]; GO_function: GO:0004723 - calcium-dependent protein serine/threonine phosphatase activity [Evidence IDA] [PMID 1321337]; GO_function: GO:0005516 - calmodulin binding [Evidence IEA]; GO_function: GO:0016787 - hydrolase activity [Evidence IEA,IEA]; GO_function: GO:0046872 - metal ion binding [Evidence IEA]; GO_function: GO:0004721 - phosphoprotein phosphatase activity [Evidence IEA,IEA]; GO_process: GO:0000754 - adaptation of signaling pathway by response to pheromone involved in conjugation with cellular fusion [Evidence IMP] [PMID 1651503]; GO_process: GO:0006873 - cellular ion homeostasis [Evidence IMP] [PMID 8798496]; GO_process: GO:0016311 - dephosphorylation [Evidence IEA,IEA]; GO_process: GO:0008152 - metabolic process [Evidence IEA,IEA]); the encoded protein is MSDERAKKLENAIKAFQEKKPLPKVDFSVYKGDDGKELRTDERVIKTTPAPATKIPTDDELFLPGTSNPRLPNLAFLKDHLFREGRLHEEQAIYIINSATKIIMEEPTLLEIDPPVTLCGDIHGQYYDLMKLFEVGGDPRNTKYLFLGDYVDRGYFSIECVLYLWALKLHYPKSVFFLRGNHECRHLTDYFTFKLECKHKYSLNIYEACMMSFCTLPLAAVVNKQFFCVHGGLSPELHTLDDVRKLDRFREPPTHGLMCDLLWADPIENFGEEDNNRSFIHNNVRGCSYFYTYKAACDFLVKNNLLSIIRAHEAQNAGYRAYLESRNTGFPSVMTIFSAPNYLDTYNNKAAVVKYENNVLNIRQFKHSPHPYWLPNFMDVFTWSLPFVGEKITDMLISILNICTREELEEDTVRYIQEKGNTSKYGGIFGRKSPRSPRSPRSPSSPRSPRSPTSPRSPKKPIAGQTQQYDSDEDLPVKIPEEVEPEEDYFQDAQSTAMDRDDDDLDQEDDEDEDDLEVRRDRFKNKILAIGRLSRMFQVLRQESESVSEFKATTGTMLPAGTLMSGAEGIRKAITTFDEARRVDLINEQLPPTADEKAQENERQRKEALNRAMKEADADVKIRNLARRLTGE
- the TSR2 gene encoding Tsr2p (Protein with a potential role in pre-rRNA processing; GO_component: GO:0005737 - cytoplasm [Evidence IEA,IEA]; GO_component: GO:0005737 - cytoplasm [Evidence IDA] [PMID 14562095]; GO_component: GO:0005634 - nucleus [Evidence IEA,IEA]; GO_component: GO:0005634 - nucleus [Evidence IDA] [PMID 14562095]; GO_function: GO:0003674 - molecular_function [Evidence ND]; GO_process: GO:0000462 - maturation of SSU-rRNA from tricistronic rRNA transcript (SSU-rRNA, 5.8S rRNA, LSU-rRNA) [Evidence IMP] [PMID 12837249]; GO_process: GO:0006364 - rRNA processing [Evidence IEA]) — translated: MSEPLASVQGEGANLVLSDPKHQSRFELGVCMAVYQWDNLQTAVDNQWGGADSEDKRDWMVGSVVELFETSNYVDSDDIEDRLLGIMEDEFGVSIEDNTATPVAVSIIQLYKECAEGNFSHVDELYAKYQEKESKRKAGLLPVNKVQTEGSDEEDEDEEEGDDDEEMNDAPASSSSSDPSEPQGPIVDEDGFELVQKKGNRRR